In the genome of Bacillus thuringiensis, the window AGTTAATTACGTACCAAATGGATCATTGGATATTAAACAAGGAGCCTTTGATACGATGCGCTATTATTTCAAGCAATTTGGTTTAGGTGTCCCAACAGGTATTGATTTACCGAATGAAATAATTGGACAAACGAGAAAAGTAGATAGTCAACCTGGGTTTTTACTAGATTTTTCTATTGGTCAGTATGATACGTATACGCCGTTGCAATTAGCGCAATATGTTTCAACGATTGCGAATGGTGGTTATAGAATGCAACCTCAAATTGTACAAGAAATACGAGAACAATCAATAAAAGAAGAGGTTGGAAAAGTTATACGTTCCATAGAGCCTGTCGTATTAAATCGAATTGATATGAAGAAAGAACATATTGATCGGATAAAAGAAGGGTTTAGATGGGTATTCCAAGAAGGTGATGGAACTGGCGTGAAATATTTCAAAAATGCGCCATATAAACCAGCAGGAAAGACAGGAACAGCCCAAACTGTATATGGTGGAGATGACCCAATTGGCAGAAATGCAAAAGGAGAACGTATGGAATGTTACAACTTAACGTTAGTTGGATATGCTCCATATGATAATCCAGAAGTAGCATTTTCCGTAGTAGTTCCATGGCTTCATGATGATAAAAATGGAATTAATTCTATAATTGGAAAGGAAGTATTAGATGTATACTTTGATTTGAAACAGCAACGTATATATGGTGAATCTACTAGTACAGGTAGTTCTAAGCAAAATTAGAGTACTTTTCTCAGGGAAGAGAACCTGTTTATATAAAGCCATTTATAAGTAAAAAAATGAAATGTGAAATCAGAGATAGCGGCGATCATAGCTACTATCTCTGATTTTGTTAATAACTCTCATACTAGCTATAAATTTTTTTCAGTTTATGGAACAAATTTGGTTCGATGATTGTCTATTATGTGTACGTATAAAAAGGTGCTAAAAATTTGGAAGGAATGATGGTTTTGAAAAATAAGAGGATGCTAAAAATAGGAATATGCGTTGGTATATTAGGTTTAAGTCTTACAAGCCTAGAAGCTTTTCCAGGAGGATCACTGCAAGTTGAAGCGAAAGAAAAGACTGGACAAGTGAAACATAAAAATCAGGCAACGCATAAAGAGTTCTCTCAACTTGAGAAAAAATTTGATGCTCGATTAGGTGTATATGCGATTGATACTGGTACAAATCAAACAATCTCTTATCGACCTAACGAAAGATTTGCCTTCGCATCAACCTACAAGGCTTTAGCTGCAGGAGTATTACTACAGCAAAACTCAATTGATACATTAAATGAAGTAATCACATTTACGAAAGAAGACTTAGTGGATTATTCACCCGTTACAGAGAAACATGTAGATACTGGGATGAAACTAGGAGAAATTGCTGAGGCTGCTGTTCGCTCAAGTGATAATACTGCAGGGAACATTTTATTTAATAAAATAGGCGGACCTAAAGGATATGAAAAAGCGCTTAGAAAGATGGGGGATCGGATTACTATGTCTGATCGCTTTGAAACAGAATTAAACGAAGCTATTCCAGGAGACATTCGTGACACTAGTACAGCGAGAGCAATTGCTACGAATCTTAAAGCTTTTACGGTCGGAAATGCACTTCCTGCTGAAAAACGTAAAATTCTTACAGAGTGGATGAAAGGGAATGCTACAGGGGACAAACTTATTCGTGCAGGCGTACCAACTGACTGGGTAGTTGGAGATAAATCAGGTGCTGGCAGTTATGGGACAAGAAATGATATTGCTATCGTTTGGCCTCCAAATAGAGCACCAATTATCATCGCAATTTTATCTAGTAAAGATGAGAAAGAGGCTACCTATGATAATCAACTCATTGCAGAGGCAACTGAAGTTATAGTTAAGGCTCTTAAATAATAATCTCTCAATGCTTTATGTAATATAATTAAAAATAAGAACTTGGAAAGCGATTCTTTTTAATGTGAAAAGAATCGCTTTTTTATAAGCATGTAAACTATTTATACCTATGTAATATAAAGATATAATTAATGTAGAAAAGAGGGTGAATAGTTATGGAGAATGACAATCAAGTTTTTTGGAGAACAGATTGTCTTATTTTGAGAAGGTTTAGTATGGATGACACTAACTACTTTCATTTTTATCGTTCTAATCCAGAAGTGGCTAAATTTCAGTCATGGGTTAATTATCAATATCATGAGGCTAAAACGTTTGTAAATGAACAAGTTAAAAATAATCCTAATCTACCAGGTACTTGGTTCCAGTTCGCAATTGCTTTGGCTGAAAATAACAAAATAATTGGAGATTGCGCACTTCACACACTTGTAAATGAACCACGCATCGTAGAAATCGGATTTACTCTTTCTCCAGAATATCAGGGAAAAGGCTATGCAACTGAAGCTGTTTGTGCCTTATTGAGTTACATATTTCATTCATTAGGAAAACATAAGGTGATTGCATTTTCGGACGTTCGAAATAATAAGTCTATTTCTGTACTAGAACGAGTGGGGATGAGGAGAGAAGGTCATTTATTGCAGAATTACATGCTAAAAGGCCAGTGGATTGATGAATATCAATATTCAATATTGAAGTCTGAATGGAAGGACGCTACATAATTATAAAATTTAGAAACAAAGTATGATGGCTGTAAATTAAAATACTATAAAAATAACGTTATAAAAAAAGATCCTAGTGTGTACTAGGGTCTTTTTATGTTATCGATTTACTTCATCTTTTGATCCCGTTAAAGCCCGATTGGTGAGGGCTAATAATGAGTGAGGGATGAACAAAACCACCACTCATTAAAGTTTCACTTTATAATAACCATATTTTACAACTTGCCTATTTTCTTCAATAGCATGTGTTCCAGCAATATCGGCAATATCAACTACAATCGTATTTTGTAAGATATTAACTACACAACCTGTTAATTGTAAGGTGGAGTTATTATGATAGGGAAATTGTACGTAGGAACCAATTGTAACGTTATTTTTTGTCTCCATATGATAAACGAATGAAGATAAAAATACAAGAGTGAAAAGAGAGAATATATCGAATAAATTAACCTTGATTAAGCGTATTTTAACTAATTTTCAAACCATGAAAACATTGCAAACTAGGGTGTTTGTAAAACTTACTTATTTTATAAAAAACTTAAATAATCCTACATTATGTATCTTTTTTTAATAGAAAGAAATAATATTAATCAATGGAATTTTACTTAAGTTTTAGGTATATTATAATTGACCAAATGAGTATATCGGTCAGTCGGTGTTGTTTTGGGATTTGTAAAGTAGTGTTCATTATGCTTATGGAATTGATTTCATGAACTACGGTTTTGATATTGTGTGATAGGTAAGTGGGCGGAAGTAAATTTAAACTCTTGGGAGGTAGAACAGCCAGTAGTTTCTGTGTGCGGTCTATTAACAATAATTGCATGGTGTTTAAATGGTAAAGTGGATAACGTATTTAATAGGCTAACGCATGATTAGTAGTTATAAGAATTCATACATATACGGTATACCCTCGGGTTAAGTATAGGAAGTTATAGTTTGAGAGAAGTTACATAGTAGGTGTGACACTAAGACTAAAGAAGCTGATGTAATCATGAAATGACAAAAAGAGAAAAATGTGAGAAATGAGGAATTGAGATGGGAAGTATAAGGAATAAAAATGTTAATAAATTGAAAAGGATTTCACAAGCAATTTTGATTGTTATTGGAGCGTTCATAACCGCATATGGATTAGAGGCTGTACTTATTCCTAATAATGTCTCAGATGGTGGTGTAACAGGTATAAGTATTGTTAGTTCTCAGTTATTTGGGTTACCATTAGGTCTTTTAATTGGAATTATTAATATTCCATTTGTTTGGCTAGGTTATAAACAAATCGGTAGAGGATTTGCAATTTATTCAGTAATTGGTATTGTATCACTTGCAATAGGTACTGTGGTTATGCATAATGTGCCTACAATTATTGAAGGAGATACATTGTTAGTTACAGTTGTTGGTGGTGTGATTATCGGCTTTGGTATGGGATTGGCACTTCGTAATGGTGGGGCGTTAGATGGAATTGATATGTTAGCGGTATTATTGTCTAGAAGATTACCGTTTGGCACAAGTGATCTTATTTTGTTTTTAAATATGTTCGTATTTATTTTTGTGTCAACAGTATTCGGTCTTCAAGGTGGAATTTTATCAGCAATTGCTTACTTTATTGCTTCTAAAGTAATTCATATTATTGAAGTAGGATTAAGTGGCTCTAAAACATTTAAAATTGTTACAAAAGAACCTAAATTAATGATAGATACAATTTGGGATCGTCTTGGGAGAAATGCAATCTATAATGAAATGTATGGTGGCTTTTCGAAAGAAGCTTATAAAGAAGTTAGCTGTGTTATCAGTCGTTTAGAAGAGAATAAAATGAAGGAACTTATTCATGAAATTGATGAAAATGCTTTTGTCACTGTATATGATGTTGCGGAAGTACAAGGCGGAAACTTTAAAAAGCATGATATCCATTAAGGGTATTAACTAACTTAAATATTTTATACATAGTTGATTATTGAAAAAGATAAAAACCTCACCACATATAGATAGACAACTGATATGTACTAAGATGTACAACTGCAAGGTACATAGAACTAAAACTAAGATATTCATACGAACTCAAAAAGCCGAAATTCCTTAACTTGGGAATTTCGGCTTTAATGTTATATGATAGAGTTACGATTAGAACAGAAATGGGCATGTTTACTTCAACAGAGTGATATAAGTTCTTCAATTCCTATAATTAGAAACTTGTACTTGATTATCGTAGTTAAATTGATTTCACTTTAAAAGAGAACCGTTAGATAAAAAAAGAAAAATCTATTGGAATGTTTTTGAGAATTGTAGTACTGATTAAGGTTTTAGGAGGGAATATGAGCAAGAAGATTAAAAGAAGTGTATTACTTATTGCTACGTTAGTAGGTTGTATTATCTTTTTATATTTACAGAACAATTTAATAAGTATAACTGAGGTTAAAATAACCTCTAGTAAAATACCCTCCTCTTTTAAAGGGTATAAAATTCTACAAATTTCAGACTTACACAATAAACAATTTGGCGATAATCAAGATGTGTTAATTCAAAAAATTAAAAGCATAGATCCAGATATTATTGCGATTACGGGTGATTTAATTGACAGTAAATCATACGATGCAGAAGTTAGTATGCAATTAATACGAGAAATTGTAAAGAAGTATCCTGTATATTTTGTGACAGGAAACCATGAACAATGGTCTGGAAAGTATAACCGTTTAGAAAAAGAGTTGAAGAAATATGATGTCAATGTTTTAAGGAATGAATATGTAGGCATTCAAAAGGGTGAGCAAGAAATAAACTTGTTAGGTATTGATGATCCAGAGTTTGTTACTGGAAACCGTGATGAAGGAAATATTATAATAGATGAAATTAAAAAGGCGAAAATTGAAATGCAGCCAGATAGATATAATGTATTATTATCCCATAGGCCTGAATTTTTGACAGAGTATGCTGATGAGCAAATAGATTTAGTGTTATCAGGGCATGCTCATGGAGGGCAAGTTAGATTGCCATTTATCGGAGGATTAGTTGCGCCAAATCAAGGTGTTTTACCTAAATATACAGCTGGTTTATATGTAGAACAAAGTGCATCAATGGTAGTGAGTAGAGGATTAGGAAATAGTATCATTCCGCAAAGAATTTTGAATAGGCCAGAAATTGTAGTCGTGCAGCTAAATTAAGCTGTACGATTTTTTTATACAAAAATGAGTAAAGGGGCTTTATGTATTTTGTACGAGTTTACATTACAATTTTGTTAAAAATTTTCTACGTTACATAAAGTAACAAAATTTGACCCTGAGTGTTTGTTATAGTGTAAATAATCAAAAAACTTAAAATTTGTCGAGTGAAAATTGTGATAAGTAATTCGTATAAAAAACTTAAAGGGGTGTACACATGCATAAAGAATATGAAATTGAAGAATACACGGCTATTGAGGAACAAATCCATTATTATTGTAAATGTTTATTAGTAAGTCATCCTGATCAAATAATAAAGTATTTAGAAAAAAGGTTAGAAAAATATGCAGAAACATTACAATATGCACATTTATATCCTGACACAGTTATTTTACCGTTACAGCAATTAGTTATTGAATATTCTTTAGACGTTGCTAGAATTCGGAAGTATATGAATTTAAAAACGTAAAGTGAAATTTATAGTTTAAATGAAACAGAGTCGACTTTAGGAAATGAAATTCTAATGTCGACTCTGTTTCATTGTTTAATATCGTTGATTGAACATACATACTAATCAACGGAGTTTGACATATAATTAAGCAAGAGTAAAATAAAAGTGAGTACTCACTCATTTTATTAAAAAAGGAGGATGAAACGTGCAAGAACCTTCAATTATTTTACGGACTGTATCAAAAAGTTTTGGGAAAAAAGAAGTGTTACACAATCTTTCATTGCAAGTTGAAAAAGCAGAGATTTTTGGTTTTGTTGGACCTTCTGGATCGGGGAAAACAACGCTCATTAAAATGATTGCAGGTATTAATGAGGCAACGAAAGGTGAAGTGCTTGTTAATAATACTAATATGCCTAATTTAAATGAAATGAAAAGAATTGGTTATATGGCCCAGGCGGATGCATTATATGAAGAATTGTCAGCATATGAAAATGCAGATTTTATAGCAACGATGTATGGACTAAAGGGAAAACGTAAAAAGACAAGAATTGCAGAAGTTTTTGAACTTGTACAATTATCACAGTATATGAAAAAGCAAGTACAACAATTTTCAGGTGGAATGAAAAAACGCTTATCATTAGCAATAGCACTCCTGCACGAACCAGAAATATTAATTTTAGATGAGCCTACAGTGGGGATAGATCCGCTTCTTAGAAAAACGATTTGGGAAAAGTTTTATGATCTTAAAAAGAAAGGTACAACGATTATTGTAACGACGCACATTATGGATGAAGCTGAATTTTGTGAGCGTCTAGGATTAATTAGAGAAGGGAAACTAGTTGCGGTTGGAACAACTGAAGAATTGAAAAAACGCGTGTCATCTGGACGGATTGAAGATGTCTTTTTGCTGGAAGAGGTGGTGTCATCATGAGAGTTACTGGTGTAATCATTCGTATTATTCGCCAATTTTTTCGAGATAAGCGTTCGTTAGCGATGATGTTTGGGGCACCAATGTTATTACTTTGGCTATTATCGCTAGTGTTTACACAAAAAGACTATATACCGCAAATTGCTGTTGTTGATATGCCCGATCAAATAGTAAAAGTGATGAAAGATCAAGAAGCATCAATTTATGAACACAGTAAAGAAAAGGCGATTTCTGAGTTAGAAAAACAAAAGGTAGATGCTGTACTTCGAATAGAGAATGGAAAAATGAAACTTCTGTTGGAAGGTAGTGATTCGTCAAAAAATCGTGCTGTACTTCAAGTATTGCAAAAAAGCACAGAGAAGAA includes:
- a CDS encoding YitT family protein codes for the protein MGSIRNKNVNKLKRISQAILIVIGAFITAYGLEAVLIPNNVSDGGVTGISIVSSQLFGLPLGLLIGIINIPFVWLGYKQIGRGFAIYSVIGIVSLAIGTVVMHNVPTIIEGDTLLVTVVGGVIIGFGMGLALRNGGALDGIDMLAVLLSRRLPFGTSDLILFLNMFVFIFVSTVFGLQGGILSAIAYFIASKVIHIIEVGLSGSKTFKIVTKEPKLMIDTIWDRLGRNAIYNEMYGGFSKEAYKEVSCVISRLEENKMKELIHEIDENAFVTVYDVAEVQGGNFKKHDIH
- a CDS encoding metallophosphoesterase, encoding MSKKIKRSVLLIATLVGCIIFLYLQNNLISITEVKITSSKIPSSFKGYKILQISDLHNKQFGDNQDVLIQKIKSIDPDIIAITGDLIDSKSYDAEVSMQLIREIVKKYPVYFVTGNHEQWSGKYNRLEKELKKYDVNVLRNEYVGIQKGEQEINLLGIDDPEFVTGNRDEGNIIIDEIKKAKIEMQPDRYNVLLSHRPEFLTEYADEQIDLVLSGHAHGGQVRLPFIGGLVAPNQGVLPKYTAGLYVEQSASMVVSRGLGNSIIPQRILNRPEIVVVQLN
- a CDS encoding ABC transporter ATP-binding protein, producing the protein MQEPSIILRTVSKSFGKKEVLHNLSLQVEKAEIFGFVGPSGSGKTTLIKMIAGINEATKGEVLVNNTNMPNLNEMKRIGYMAQADALYEELSAYENADFIATMYGLKGKRKKTRIAEVFELVQLSQYMKKQVQQFSGGMKKRLSLAIALLHEPEILILDEPTVGIDPLLRKTIWEKFYDLKKKGTTIIVTTHIMDEAEFCERLGLIREGKLVAVGTTEELKKRVSSGRIEDVFLLEEVVSS
- the bla gene encoding class A beta-lactamase Bla1, yielding MVLKNKRMLKIGICVGILGLSLTSLEAFPGGSLQVEAKEKTGQVKHKNQATHKEFSQLEKKFDARLGVYAIDTGTNQTISYRPNERFAFASTYKALAAGVLLQQNSIDTLNEVITFTKEDLVDYSPVTEKHVDTGMKLGEIAEAAVRSSDNTAGNILFNKIGGPKGYEKALRKMGDRITMSDRFETELNEAIPGDIRDTSTARAIATNLKAFTVGNALPAEKRKILTEWMKGNATGDKLIRAGVPTDWVVGDKSGAGSYGTRNDIAIVWPPNRAPIIIAILSSKDEKEATYDNQLIAEATEVIVKALK
- a CDS encoding DUF2187 domain-containing protein gives rise to the protein METKNNVTIGSYVQFPYHNNSTLQLTGCVVNILQNTIVVDIADIAGTHAIEENRQVVKYGYYKVKL
- a CDS encoding GNAT family N-acetyltransferase, translating into MENDNQVFWRTDCLILRRFSMDDTNYFHFYRSNPEVAKFQSWVNYQYHEAKTFVNEQVKNNPNLPGTWFQFAIALAENNKIIGDCALHTLVNEPRIVEIGFTLSPEYQGKGYATEAVCALLSYIFHSLGKHKVIAFSDVRNNKSISVLERVGMRREGHLLQNYMLKGQWIDEYQYSILKSEWKDAT